CGCTGCCGGGGGCGGCGCTGGACCGCGAGGCGGAGCTGACGCTGTGGCGCGAGGCGACCAACTTCCCCTCCTGCGAACCCGTCGGACTGGGCGTCGCCGTACGCCGGGCGTGGCCGTCGGTCCCCGTCACCGTCCACCTCGACACGGACCGCCCCGTCCTCCTCGACCACCTCCCGCCACAGGAGCGGGAGTGGCGTGCCCTGCTCCAGCGCACGTCACGCACGCGGGCGGCAGAACTCGGCGTCCCGGTCGACACGGCCCCCTTCCCCCTGACCGCGATCCGGGCCGCGCTCGACCGGGGCGAACACGTCCTCCTCCTGATCTCCCTCGCCGGGATGCAGGGCTTCGACGTGCCGCACTGGGTGCTGTGCCACGGCACCGTGCCCGGCGCCGTCGTCATCGAGGACCCGTGGGCGCACACGCCGGCGGGGGACACCTGGGTCGACGCGCATCTGCTGCCGGTCCCCGACGGGGCGCTCGACACGATGGCGACGGTCTCCGCGGATCCGTTCCGCGGCGCGGTGACCGTGGGCCGGGCGCCGGACCTGCCCGGCGGTCACGGCACCCGGTACTCCTGCTCCGGCCGCCCCGTCGTCCCGTAGCGCAGGCTCATGCGGAGCAGATGCGCGGAGACGAGGGAGGCGAGGTAGCGCTGGGCGGTGGCGCGGGAGACGCCGATCAGCTCGCCGACCTGGCCGGCGGAGAGCGGGGTGGGGGAGTCGCGGACGGCCGCGAGGACCGCGTCGCCCGTCACCGTGCGCACGGTGGGGCGGCGGGGCGCGGTCTCCCGCAGGGCGGCGTACGCGCTCTCGACGGCGTCCTGGTCCATGGACTCGGCCTCCGTCAGCCGCCGGAAGCGGGCGTAACCGCGCAGCTTCTCCGCGAGCAGTTCCGGCGGGAACGGTTTGACGAGATACGCCAGCGCCCCCGCCGACAGCGCGCGGCGCACCGCCGGGCCCTCGGCGGCCGCGCTGAGCACGAACGCGTCGCAGTCCAGGTCGCGCAGCAGGTCCAACCCGGAGCCGTCGGGCAGGTAGACGTCGACCAGCGCGAGGTCGACGGGCGCCGCGGCCTCCCTCGCCGCGGCGGCGGTGTGCGCCGTACCGGCCACGACGAAGCCGGGCACACCCGCGACGAGGCTCGCGTGCACACCGGCGACGCGGAAGTCGTCGTCGACGACGAGCACCCTGTACGTCGGACGATCGCTCACACCCGCACCTCCATGACCCCGGGCAACCGGGCGACGAACACGGCCCCGCCACGGACGACGGCCTCCGCGGTGGCCCTGTGCGGCTGTCCGGCCGCAGGGCCGTCCGGTGGGCCGCCGGGTTCCGCGAGGTGGATCTCTCCGCCCCGGGAGCGGGCGATCTGGCGGGACAGGGCGAGGCCTATGCCCCGGCCGCCGAGGACCGGGCTGTGGTCCTTGGTGGAGACGCCCTCGCGGAAGGCGTCCTCCGGTGGGGAGAGGGAGACGCCGTCGCCCGTGTCGGCGACGGTGATCAGCAGGGTGGTGTCCTCGGTCATCAGTTCCACCTCGACCAGGGCCGCCGTGCGCTGCCCGTGGCGGGCGGCGTCGATCGCGTTGTCGACGAGGTTGCCGCACACCGTGGTGACGTCCACGGGGGCGGCCAGGGTGCCCTCGACCCAGGTGGCGCCCCCGATCACCAGGGTCACCCCGCTCTCCCGCGCCTGCGCGGCCTTCGCCGACAGGAAGGCGCGCAGATACGGGTCGCGGACCGCGTCCAGACCCGGCAGGGCCTCGCCCAGCCCGCCGGTGCCGAGGATCGTGTCGATGTACTCGGTGGTCTCCGCGAGATGCCCGCCGCGGGCCAGCGCGGAGACCACGTGCAGCCGGTTGGCGAACTCGTGCCGCTGCGCCCGCAGCGCCGAGCCCATCGCCTGCACCGCGTCGAGCTGACGGGTCAGGGACTCCACGTCGGTGCGGTCCTTGACCGTCAGCAGGGTGCCCAGCTCGCGCCCGTCCCGGCGCACCCGGCGGCAGGACAGCACCAGCACCCGCTCGCCGACGGCCGCCATCACCGGCCCCGGCGCGGGGCTGCGCACCGCCTCGGCGACCCGGGGGGTCAGCCCCAGGTCGTCCAGGTGCGTGCCGGGGGCGATGTCCGGCGCGAGCAGCCGGCGCGCCTCGTCGTTGACGACCGCGACCCGGCCGTCGGTGTCCAGCGCGAGGACCCCCTCGCCGATGCCGTGCAGCACCGCCTCCTGCTCCTGGACCAGCCCGGCCAGCTCCTCCGGTTCGAGGCCGAGGGTGAGCCGCTTCCACCGGCGGGCCAGCAGCGCGGACGCGGCGACACCGAGCAGCAGCGCCACCGTCAGCCAGCCCAGTCCGCCCAGCAGGACACGCAGGAACTGCGCCCGCACGGCGGACACCGCGAGCCCCGCGTTCGCCTCGCCGACCACCTTCGTCGTCGAACCCGGCGCGTACACGGGCACCTTCGCGACCACCTCGTCACCGAGGTGGGCCCGGTGCCGGGCCAGCACCTCGTGCCCGGAGAGCGCGGAGGACGGATCGGTGCTCACCTCCCGTCCGAGCTGCGCCCGCTCGGGGTGGGCCAGCCGGATGCCCCGGTCGTCCGTGACGACGACGAACAGGAACCCGGTCCTGACCCGCACCGCCTCGGCCACCGTCTGCACCGGACCGGCGGCCAGCGTGGCCCGCGCGGTGTGCGCCGCGCCGCCGCCCGGCCGGTCGTTGGCCGCGGAGTACGCGGCGGCACCGCTGCGCACCGACGGCTCGGAGGCCACCGTCCGCGCCACCGCCAGCGCGCGGTGCTGGTACTCGCGGTCGAGCCGGTGCTCGTTGGAGTAGGCGATGGCGGCGAACGCGGCGGCGAGCGTGACCGCGACCACCGCGCACTGCAGGAGCAGCACCTGGGTGCGCAGCCGCACCCTGCCGAACCGGCCCCGGCCGGCCCGTCCACCACCCGGCGATTCGACCATCCTCACCCGCCCGACAGTAACCCGACGGACGGCAGGCCAGGCCGTGCACAGAACGCGCGAAACGCGCGGAACAGCGGTTTCACGGGTTACGCGCACAATCTGGAGCCGCGCCGCGCCCGGCCGATAGCTTCCCGCCGGTACGAAGCGAGCCGCCTACCAGGAGTTCTTCAATGACGAGAACACTCACCCCCGCACCCCTGCCCACGGGCACCCACGGCCGGCCGGGCGGCGCGCTGTGACGGGGCACACGTGGACCCTGCTGCTCATCCTGGCCGCGGCCATCGCCGCACTGATCGTGCTGATCAACTCGCGGCTCCGGTTCCACCCCTTCATCGCCCTGATGACCGTCTCCGTCGGCGTCGCCCTGGCGGCGGGACAGCCGGTGGAGAAGATCGCCGAGTCCCTGGAGGAGGGCGCCGGCGGCATCCTCGGCGACGTCGGCGTCACCCTCGCCTTCGGCGCCATGCTCGGCCGGCTGCTGTCCGCGTCCGGTGCCACGGACCGGATCGCCCGGGCGATCGTCGACCGCGCGAGCCCCCGCGCGCTGCCCTGGTACGTGACCGGCGCCGCCTTCGTCATCGGCATCCCGATGTTCTTCGAGATCGGCCTCATCGTGCTGCTCCCGCTGATCTTCAGCGTGGCCCGGCGCCTGGAGCGCACGCACGGGTACGACGGGTCCCCGTACGTGTATCTGGCCGCGCCCGCGATCGGCGCGCTGGCCACCCTGCACGGCATGGTGGCCCCGCACCCCGGCCCGCTGGTCGCGGTGGAGGGACTGCACGCCAACCTCGGCCTGAGCATCGGCGTCGGACTGGTCTGCGCGATACCCACGATCATCGTCGCGGGGCCGGTGTACGGCCGGTGGATCGCCCCGCGCCTTGACGTACGGCCCGATCCGGAGCTGATCGCCAAGTTCGCCGGGAGCGAGGACGGTGACCAGGACACCGCCGCGGACGCCGTGGCGCCGAAGAACGGAGTGCGTACCGGCTGGGCCCTCGCCGCGGTGCTCGTGCCCGTCGTCCTGATGCTGCTGCGCACGGTCGCGGAGCTCGCGTTCGACGAGTCGAGCCAGGTGCGCCACGCCCTGGTCTTCACCGGCGAGCCGGTGATCGCCATGCTGGCCGGCTTCCTCTTCGCCCTGTTCGCGCTCGGCTACCGCAGCGGTCTGCCCACCGAGGAGATCCGCTCCGCGCTCACCGACAGCCTGAAGGCCGTCGCGGGCATCCTGCTGATCATCGCGGGCGGCGGTGCGTTCAACCAGGTCCTGAAGGACTCCGGGATCGGCGAGGCCATCGAGTCCGCCGCTTCCGGCCTGCACATCAACCTGATCGTGCTGGGCTGGCTGCTGGCGCTGCTGCTGTCCTTCTCCACCGGCTCCGCCACGGTGGGCATCGTCGCGGCGACGGGCATCCTCGCCCCGCTCGCGCAGGACGGCGGCAGCCTGCACACCTCGCTGCTCGTCGTGGCCATCGGCGCCGGCTCGATCGGCCTCAACTACGTGAACCACGCCGGGTTCTGGCTGGTCAAGGAGTCCTTCGGGATGACGCTCGGGCAGGCGACGAAGTCGCACACCACCATTCAGACCATCGTGAGCGTGTGCGGGCTGCTGATGGCGCTGCTGCTGTCGGTGTTCGCCTGACGCCTCTGCTTGAGATACCTCCTCCTGACGACGTCAACGGCTGCGCGGAAATGGGAAGTTGGGGCATGCTTGCCCCATGCGCCTGCTGCCTGCGTCCCTGCGCCCGTGGCTCGGAGCGGTCGCCGGGCTCGCCGCGCTCGTGGTGCTCGTGCTCGGGGTGCGGTACGCGGGGGACGGTGGGCCGGGGCGGGTGGACAGGTGGGCCGTGCCGCCGACCGCGGACAGCGTGCGGGGGGTGTGGCGGGGGATCGCGCTGGCCGTGGACTTCCTGGGAGAGCCGGTGGGGGCGGTGGGGGTCGTCGGGCTGCTCGTGGCGGGGTGTCTGTGGCGGTGGCGGTGGGTGCGGGCGGCGGTGTTCGTGGTGGTCGCGCCCGTGGTGACCGTAGGCGTGACGACGGTGCTCAAGCATGTGGTGGGGCGGACGATCCACGGTGACGGCAACCTGTCCTGTCCGAGTGGACACACCGGGTTCGCCGCGACGGTCGCCGTCGCGGTGGGGCTGCTCGCCGTCGGCCGGCTCGGCCTCGGCAGGGCGGCCGGCACGCTCCTCGTACTGGCCGCGTCCGTGGTGGCCGGTGCGGTGATGGGCTGGGCGGAGGTGGCCCTGGGGGCCCATTACGCGACGGACACGGTGGCTGGTTGGTGTACGGCGCTGGCGCTGACGCCGGTCACGGCGTGGCTGATCGATGCGTCGGCCGACCGACTGGGTTCTTCGCCCCCGCCGCCCCTACCCTTCCCGTCCTCACAAGGGGCTCCGCCCCTTGGACCCCGGGAGAGCTCGGGTGGGTGGGGTTGAGTGGGGAGTGCGGGTGGGTGGGGGCTGGTCGCGCAGTTCCCCGCGCCCCTGACAGGGGCGCGGGGAACTGCGCGAAACGGGGCGGAGCCCCGTGCGGGGGTCCGGGGGCGGAGCCCCCGGGGATGGGACGGGTAGGGGCGGCGGGGGCGAAAGAAGCCGCCTTACGCCCGGTGGCGGAACACCGGCCTCACCGGGCGGCCGCCGAGCCACGGCGTGGGGTCGCCCGCGTCCAGCGCCTTGCGGTAGACCGCGCAGGCCTGGGAGACGACCTCCACCGTGTGGTCGATGTCCGCCTCCGTGAGCGCCGCGCTCACCACGAAGGACGGCGCCAGGACGCCGCCCGCCAGCAGCCGCCGCAGGAACAGCGTCCGGTACGGCTGCGACGGCCGCCCACTCTCGTCGAGCGTCGCGAAGACGAGGTTGCTGGCCCGCCCCCGCACGAGGACGTGGTCGCCGACCCCCATGCCGGCCGCAGCCTCCCGCACCCCCGCGGCCAGCCGCTCGCCCAGCGCGTGCAACCGCGCGGTGACCCCCTCCTCGGCATACGTCACCTGCACGGCCATCGCCGCCGCCAGGGAATGCGTCTCCGCCCCGTGCGTCGTGGAGAGCAGGAACACCCGCTCACCGGAGTGCCGCAGCCCGCCCCGCTCCATCAGCTCCCGGCGCCCGGCCAGCGCCGAGACGGCGAAGCCGTTGCCCAGCGCCTTGCCGAACGTGGAAAGGTCGGGCGTGACGCCGTACAGCCCCTGGGCGCCCGCCTCCGACCAGCGGAACCCGGTGATCATCTCGTCGAAGACGAGCACGCAGCCGTGCCGGTCGGCCAGCGCGCGCAGCCCCGCCAGATAGCCGGGCGGCGGCTCGCTCGCCGCCGCCGGTTCCAGGATCAGGCAGGCGATCTCGCCCTCGTACCGGGTGAGCAGCTCCTCCGTGGCGGTCAGGTCGCCGTACGGGAAGGACACGGTCAGCTCGGTGGTCGCCGCCGGAATCCCCGCGGACATCGGCGTCGTACCGATGAACCAGTCGTCGACGGAGAAGAAGGGGTGGTCGGCGCAGACCGCCACCCGCGCGCGGCCCGTGACGGCGCGGGCGAGCCGCACCGCGGCCGTGGTGGCGTCGGAGCCGTTCTTCGCGAACTTCACCATCTCGGCCGTCGGCACCGTCGCCAGGAAGCGTTCCGCGGCCGCCAGTTCGACCACCGAGGGGCGGGCGAAGTTGCTGCCCCGGTCCAGTTCGCGCCGCACCGCCTCCGTCACGCGCGGATGGGCGTGGCCGAGGCTGACCGAGCGCAGCCCGGAGCCGTACTCGACGTACCGGTTGCCGTCGACGTCCCAGACATGGGCGCCGCGGCCGTGGCTGATGACCGGGGCCAGGCCCTCGGGATACTGGTCGTCGCCCTTGGCGTAGGTGTGCGCGCCGCCGGGGACCATCGCGTGCAGTCGCGCGTTGGCCTGCCGGGAGCGGGGCAGTTCGAAGTCTTCGGTGGTCACCGCGGCCTCACTTCTCCAGCTGCTTGCGTACCTCGGCCAGGCTCGGCGCCTCCCGGTCCCGCGCGGACACCGACGTGACCGGCAGCGGCCAGGGGATGGCGAGTTCGGGGTCGTCGAAGCGGATCGTCACGTCCTCGGACGGGTCGTGCGGGCGGTCGATGCGGTACGACGTGTCGGCGGTGTCGGTCAGCGCCTGGAAGCCGTGCGCGCAGCCCGCCGGGATGTACACGGTGCGCTGCGTGTCGCCGGACAGGTCGAGGAACGCCCGGCCCAGGTACGTCGGCGAGTTGGGGCGCAGATCGACGACGACGTCGAAGACCCTCCCGTAGGAGCAGCGCACCAGCTTGGCCTCGCCGGCGCCCGCGCGCAGATGCATCCCGCGCACCACGCCCCCGGCCGAGCGGGACAGGCTGTCCTGGACGAAGGCGTCCGGGTCGAGCCCGACCGAGCGGACCACGTCGGCGTCGAAGGTGCGGCAGAAGAAGCCGCGTTCGTCGGCGTACGGGGTCGGTTCGAACAGGAACGCCCCGGCGATCGCCGGGACTTCGGTCGCCTTCACAAGGCCTCCTGCGGGGTTCGCGGATTCTCAGGTGTTCCAGGGGCTTCCGGGAACAGGGCGGCCGTCAACGTGGCCCACTGGCGCGCGAGTTGGCGAGCCACCGTGTCGTTCCGCTCGGCCAGGGTCCGCCGCAGCTCCGGCGCCCGCTTCTCCAGCTCGCGGAACTGCGCGAGCAGCCGGTCGGCGTCGACCTCGCGGGCCGGGTGGCAGTACGCGCCGAGGCCCATCCGGTCCATGAGCGCGTCGCTCTTCGCCGCATAGCCCAGGGCGAGCGTCGGCGTACCGGTCCGCAGCGCGCAGACCAGGTTGTGGTAGCGGGTCGCCACCACGGCGTCGGCCGCCGCCGTCTCCGCCATCAGCTCGGCGAGCGAGGCCGCCGGGGAGGCGGTGACCAGCGGCGAGTCCACCGCGTCGAGGATCGCGGCGACCACGGACGCGTCGCACGCGTCGCCGGTGAGCAGCCGCACCGGCCTGCCCTCCTCGGCCAGCGCCCGGACGAAGCGGGTCGTGCCGTCGAGGTAGCGCCGGTGGATCTCCTCGGCCCGGTCGCGGTCGTCGTCGCTCCCGTGGAAGTCCATGACGCCGACGCACACGTGGCCGGGGGGTGCCGAACGCGTCTTCGGCGCCGGCAGGGCGAAGGCGAGGTCCGGGCAGACCTCGTCGCCCGCCGTGTCCACGCCCATCGCCCGCATCGCCTCGCGGGACTGCTCGTCGCGGTACGAGCGGTACGCGGCCAGCCGCGCCGACCGGCGCACCAGGGCCCGGGTCGCCCGGCTGCCGATCGGGGCGGCGCCCACCCCGGCCAGCGCGACCCGCGTACCGAGCAGCCGGCCGCTCGCGCACAGCAGGAACAGCGCGTACGGGAACCCCCACGGCCGCAGCGGCAGCGTGGCCTCCAGCACGCCCATGCCCGGCACGATCACCACGTCGTGCCGGCGCACCCAGGCGGCCGTGCGGAAGGCGTCGACGACCTTGCCGAGCCCCT
The DNA window shown above is from Streptomyces sp. NBC_00670 and carries:
- a CDS encoding GntP family permease gives rise to the protein MTGHTWTLLLILAAAIAALIVLINSRLRFHPFIALMTVSVGVALAAGQPVEKIAESLEEGAGGILGDVGVTLAFGAMLGRLLSASGATDRIARAIVDRASPRALPWYVTGAAFVIGIPMFFEIGLIVLLPLIFSVARRLERTHGYDGSPYVYLAAPAIGALATLHGMVAPHPGPLVAVEGLHANLGLSIGVGLVCAIPTIIVAGPVYGRWIAPRLDVRPDPELIAKFAGSEDGDQDTAADAVAPKNGVRTGWALAAVLVPVVLMLLRTVAELAFDESSQVRHALVFTGEPVIAMLAGFLFALFALGYRSGLPTEEIRSALTDSLKAVAGILLIIAGGGAFNQVLKDSGIGEAIESAASGLHINLIVLGWLLALLLSFSTGSATVGIVAATGILAPLAQDGGSLHTSLLVVAIGAGSIGLNYVNHAGFWLVKESFGMTLGQATKSHTTIQTIVSVCGLLMALLLSVFA
- a CDS encoding response regulator → MSDRPTYRVLVVDDDFRVAGVHASLVAGVPGFVVAGTAHTAAAAREAAAPVDLALVDVYLPDGSGLDLLRDLDCDAFVLSAAAEGPAVRRALSAGALAYLVKPFPPELLAEKLRGYARFRRLTEAESMDQDAVESAYAALRETAPRRPTVRTVTGDAVLAAVRDSPTPLSAGQVGELIGVSRATAQRYLASLVSAHLLRMSLRYGTTGRPEQEYRVP
- a CDS encoding dTDP-4-dehydrorhamnose 3,5-epimerase family protein, encoding MKATEVPAIAGAFLFEPTPYADERGFFCRTFDADVVRSVGLDPDAFVQDSLSRSAGGVVRGMHLRAGAGEAKLVRCSYGRVFDVVVDLRPNSPTYLGRAFLDLSGDTQRTVYIPAGCAHGFQALTDTADTSYRIDRPHDPSEDVTIRFDDPELAIPWPLPVTSVSARDREAPSLAEVRKQLEK
- a CDS encoding sensor histidine kinase — protein: MVESPGGGRAGRGRFGRVRLRTQVLLLQCAVVAVTLAAAFAAIAYSNEHRLDREYQHRALAVARTVASEPSVRSGAAAYSAANDRPGGGAAHTARATLAAGPVQTVAEAVRVRTGFLFVVVTDDRGIRLAHPERAQLGREVSTDPSSALSGHEVLARHRAHLGDEVVAKVPVYAPGSTTKVVGEANAGLAVSAVRAQFLRVLLGGLGWLTVALLLGVAASALLARRWKRLTLGLEPEELAGLVQEQEAVLHGIGEGVLALDTDGRVAVVNDEARRLLAPDIAPGTHLDDLGLTPRVAEAVRSPAPGPVMAAVGERVLVLSCRRVRRDGRELGTLLTVKDRTDVESLTRQLDAVQAMGSALRAQRHEFANRLHVVSALARGGHLAETTEYIDTILGTGGLGEALPGLDAVRDPYLRAFLSAKAAQARESGVTLVIGGATWVEGTLAAPVDVTTVCGNLVDNAIDAARHGQRTAALVEVELMTEDTTLLITVADTGDGVSLSPPEDAFREGVSTKDHSPVLGGRGIGLALSRQIARSRGGEIHLAEPGGPPDGPAAGQPHRATAEAVVRGGAVFVARLPGVMEVRV
- a CDS encoding phosphatase PAP2 family protein; the protein is MRLLPASLRPWLGAVAGLAALVVLVLGVRYAGDGGPGRVDRWAVPPTADSVRGVWRGIALAVDFLGEPVGAVGVVGLLVAGCLWRWRWVRAAVFVVVAPVVTVGVTTVLKHVVGRTIHGDGNLSCPSGHTGFAATVAVAVGLLAVGRLGLGRAAGTLLVLAASVVAGAVMGWAEVALGAHYATDTVAGWCTALALTPVTAWLIDASADRLGSSPPPPLPFPSSQGAPPLGPRESSGGWG
- a CDS encoding polysaccharide pyruvyl transferase family protein: MRAVRPVRVGVFGLLGSGNLGNDGSLEAVLGYLRTAHPEAVVDALCGGPETVTARYGIPATRLHWYRGEYRTASRAGAIAGKGLGKVVDAFRTAAWVRRHDVVIVPGMGVLEATLPLRPWGFPYALFLLCASGRLLGTRVALAGVGAAPIGSRATRALVRRSARLAAYRSYRDEQSREAMRAMGVDTAGDEVCPDLAFALPAPKTRSAPPGHVCVGVMDFHGSDDDRDRAEEIHRRYLDGTTRFVRALAEEGRPVRLLTGDACDASVVAAILDAVDSPLVTASPAASLAELMAETAAADAVVATRYHNLVCALRTGTPTLALGYAAKSDALMDRMGLGAYCHPAREVDADRLLAQFRELEKRAPELRRTLAERNDTVARQLARQWATLTAALFPEAPGTPENPRTPQEAL
- a CDS encoding peptidase C39 family protein, producing MRPRAPLRSQATRKGTPVRSTVVPFTHDTSPELLKRLGRHAVPERWHTADRSHHVPRLVAVSGDDGAEWAGAALVTARPHTAYVKIVDAVGDVPAVVDAVVAHARGRGLAQVKWEGWTARPEDAAAAGFTPLRPPLTPAGHAAGPDAGYVRRLDDGGTVAEPPEPPYYRQTTHFTCGAVTALVAAAHAGTLPGAALDREAELTLWREATNFPSCEPVGLGVAVRRAWPSVPVTVHLDTDRPVLLDHLPPQEREWRALLQRTSRTRAAELGVPVDTAPFPLTAIRAALDRGEHVLLLISLAGMQGFDVPHWVLCHGTVPGAVVIEDPWAHTPAGDTWVDAHLLPVPDGALDTMATVSADPFRGAVTVGRAPDLPGGHGTRYSCSGRPVVP
- a CDS encoding glutamate-1-semialdehyde 2,1-aminomutase, with translation MTTEDFELPRSRQANARLHAMVPGGAHTYAKGDDQYPEGLAPVISHGRGAHVWDVDGNRYVEYGSGLRSVSLGHAHPRVTEAVRRELDRGSNFARPSVVELAAAERFLATVPTAEMVKFAKNGSDATTAAVRLARAVTGRARVAVCADHPFFSVDDWFIGTTPMSAGIPAATTELTVSFPYGDLTATEELLTRYEGEIACLILEPAAASEPPPGYLAGLRALADRHGCVLVFDEMITGFRWSEAGAQGLYGVTPDLSTFGKALGNGFAVSALAGRRELMERGGLRHSGERVFLLSTTHGAETHSLAAAMAVQVTYAEEGVTARLHALGERLAAGVREAAAGMGVGDHVLVRGRASNLVFATLDESGRPSQPYRTLFLRRLLAGGVLAPSFVVSAALTEADIDHTVEVVSQACAVYRKALDAGDPTPWLGGRPVRPVFRHRA